From a region of the Gordonia sp. PP30 genome:
- a CDS encoding MGMT family protein, whose product MPITDEQVELVRALIRAIPPGQVSTYGDLADAAGLTNPRQVGWILRTDGADLPWQRVIAASGRPAVHKAREQLELLRAEGAPIDGDRVVLRKCRAQLG is encoded by the coding sequence GTGCCGATCACCGACGAACAGGTCGAGCTGGTGCGCGCGCTGATCCGCGCCATTCCGCCGGGGCAGGTATCGACCTACGGCGACCTCGCCGACGCCGCGGGCCTCACCAACCCTCGCCAGGTGGGCTGGATCCTCCGCACCGACGGCGCCGACCTGCCGTGGCAGCGGGTGATCGCCGCCTCCGGCCGCCCCGCCGTGCACAAGGCGCGCGAGCAACTGGAACTCCTGCGCGCCGAGGGCGCCCCGATCGACGGTGACCGGGTGGTTCTGCGGAAGTGCCGGGCTCAGCTGGGTTGA
- a CDS encoding ferritin-like fold-containing protein, with protein sequence MPNTSAAPDKSAVTKLYEIFLAGEYAAVHRLIDESAMAPAVADGVALIRLMGSEIAHLELLAEQVTGAGGTVDAAITAHRGVFDRYHRVTTPSTWLEVLVKLYLSDGMVADFYAEMVETLPGEARKVFREVLAHTASSQFARDEVRAAVEADPAIAAPLTLWGRRLLGEAITHMQWVLAEDDDVTDLLFASTGSLATATAFFDAIAERHTERMAELGLG encoded by the coding sequence ATGCCGAACACCTCCGCAGCCCCGGACAAGTCCGCCGTGACCAAGTTGTACGAGATCTTCCTGGCCGGCGAATACGCCGCGGTGCACCGCCTGATCGACGAGTCGGCGATGGCGCCGGCGGTGGCCGACGGGGTCGCCCTGATCCGGCTGATGGGCTCGGAGATCGCGCACCTGGAACTGCTGGCCGAGCAGGTCACCGGCGCCGGCGGCACGGTCGACGCGGCGATCACCGCGCACCGCGGGGTGTTCGACCGATACCACCGGGTCACCACGCCGAGCACCTGGCTGGAAGTGTTGGTGAAGCTGTATCTGAGCGACGGCATGGTGGCCGACTTCTATGCTGAGATGGTCGAGACGCTGCCGGGCGAGGCGCGCAAGGTGTTCCGCGAGGTCCTGGCGCACACGGCGTCGTCGCAGTTCGCCCGCGATGAGGTACGCGCGGCCGTGGAAGCCGATCCGGCGATCGCGGCGCCGCTCACGCTGTGGGGGCGGCGGCTGCTCGGCGAGGCGATCACCCACATGCAGTGGGTGCTGGCCGAGGACGACGACGTCACCGATCTGCTGTTCGCCAGCACCGGTTCGCTGGCCACCGCGACGGCCTTTTTCGACGCGATCGCCGAGCGGCACACCGAGCGGATGGCCGAACTCGGGCTCGGCTGA
- a CDS encoding ATP-dependent DNA helicase: protein MATPQTRLIAAPASAGLPVREWPEAASLLLRPGHRSDPERPWHPYRVRGGPGTGKTALLVDVAVARLLDDGADPESVLVLTANRLAATAVRGEITRRVLAAGRSGSGAALREPLVRTVHSYAFAVLRLQAAAHGNPPPRLITGSEQDVILRELLAGDLEDGAAYWPESLRPALATDGFAQALRDLLMRAAERGLGPEDLTELGRRHRRPEWVAAGTAFAQYEGTMLLRESVGVDAPEAGPQAVDAAELVGSALSALAGEPQLLADQRARLRCVLVDDAQHLDPQAARLVELIGTGSDLTVIAADPDQSIYSFRGASPRFFAELPGGRDVTLTRGHRAAGEAGLVGRALAARLPGARPQPYPEAAPGDGRASVRVFSSAAKEATAVADLLRRAHLFEGVPWSEMAVIVRSVPRALPALRRAFASAGVPVATPTSDLPLYRQRAVEAFTAALAAAAGTEPLEPDAVLTLLSGPIGAAGPGQLRRLRRGIRRLHEDAAAAGEPLVPGAPESGGPPDSLTALAAALGDPVVADAYVRGLTEFESEPLVRTLKVVQAARIADRTGQGVEETLWRAWRASGLERTWLGRSLRGERSGAQADRDLDAMLALFEAAASYTDNLPAGGLDGFLHYLRQLQIPRESRTPTAAADAVQLLSAHSAAGREWEVVAVAGVLDGLWPSLRSRGSVLGTPALIDLLDGVDAGALDTVSRNAVLLADERRLLLVACSRARRTLLVTAVEDGTGDESPSRFIPEIADALGGYGADHELTGEAADEVPLDAGQRRLLSLPSMVAELRSALVDPAIPEERRAAAADLLAELAADDVPGAAPHEWYGLLDPSSDDPLWTPELGPRTLSPSNVDALSRCSLRWMLERHGGRDGDAEPAVTGTLVHTLVQAVAGELDHAEVTRALHEIWDRVSSPAAWFSDRELARAESMLVNFRNWLDYSRSELREAAVEVGIEAAVPPAAESPDDDLPVRLVGRIDRLETDDLGRPVVIDVKTGKTVITANDAAAHPQLAAYQLALLLGGVEGFAPGATGGGRLVYVATANRTTGAAERVQEPLTPEQVDEWIGVVRRAARASIGPGFVAAVNPGCQHCALTTSCPAQLRGKAVTDD, encoded by the coding sequence ATGGCCACTCCGCAGACTCGACTGATCGCCGCGCCGGCGTCAGCCGGCCTGCCGGTCCGCGAGTGGCCGGAGGCCGCGTCCCTACTGTTGCGGCCGGGGCACCGGAGCGATCCGGAACGGCCGTGGCATCCCTATCGGGTGCGGGGCGGGCCGGGCACCGGGAAGACCGCGCTGCTGGTCGACGTCGCCGTCGCACGACTCCTCGACGACGGCGCCGATCCGGAATCGGTACTCGTGCTGACCGCCAACCGGCTGGCGGCGACGGCGGTGCGCGGTGAGATCACCCGGCGCGTCCTGGCCGCCGGGCGGTCCGGGAGCGGTGCGGCGCTGCGGGAGCCGCTGGTCCGCACGGTTCACTCGTACGCCTTCGCGGTGCTGCGCCTGCAGGCCGCCGCGCACGGCAATCCGCCGCCCCGGCTCATCACCGGTTCCGAACAGGACGTGATCCTGCGCGAGTTGCTGGCCGGCGACCTCGAGGACGGCGCCGCCTACTGGCCGGAGTCGCTGCGGCCGGCGCTCGCGACGGACGGTTTCGCGCAAGCCCTGCGCGACCTGCTGATGCGCGCCGCCGAGCGCGGTCTCGGCCCGGAGGATCTGACCGAGCTGGGGCGCCGGCATCGGCGTCCCGAGTGGGTGGCGGCGGGAACGGCGTTCGCCCAGTACGAGGGGACCATGCTGCTGCGGGAGTCCGTCGGCGTCGATGCGCCGGAGGCCGGGCCGCAGGCCGTCGACGCCGCCGAACTGGTGGGCTCGGCGCTGTCGGCGCTGGCCGGAGAACCGCAGCTGCTCGCCGATCAGCGCGCCCGGTTGCGGTGCGTGCTGGTCGACGACGCGCAGCACCTCGATCCGCAGGCCGCCCGCCTCGTGGAGTTGATCGGCACCGGCAGTGATCTGACGGTGATCGCCGCCGACCCGGATCAGTCCATCTACTCCTTCCGTGGCGCCAGCCCGCGCTTCTTCGCCGAACTCCCCGGCGGACGCGACGTGACGCTCACCCGGGGACACCGCGCCGCCGGCGAGGCCGGGCTGGTCGGCCGGGCGCTCGCCGCACGACTCCCCGGCGCCCGGCCGCAGCCCTACCCCGAAGCGGCGCCCGGCGACGGCCGGGCGTCGGTGCGGGTGTTCTCCTCGGCCGCGAAGGAAGCGACCGCGGTGGCGGACCTGCTGCGCCGGGCCCACCTCTTCGAAGGCGTGCCGTGGTCGGAGATGGCGGTGATCGTCCGGTCCGTGCCGCGCGCGCTGCCCGCGCTGCGCCGGGCATTCGCCTCGGCGGGGGTCCCGGTGGCGACGCCCACCAGCGACCTGCCGCTGTACCGTCAGCGCGCCGTCGAAGCCTTCACCGCCGCACTGGCCGCCGCGGCCGGCACCGAACCGCTCGAGCCGGACGCGGTGCTCACGCTGCTGTCCGGCCCGATCGGCGCCGCCGGCCCCGGCCAGCTCCGGCGACTCCGCCGCGGTATCCGGCGGCTCCACGAGGACGCCGCGGCGGCCGGAGAACCGCTGGTCCCCGGCGCCCCGGAGTCCGGCGGTCCGCCCGACTCGCTGACCGCCCTGGCCGCCGCGCTGGGGGATCCGGTGGTCGCCGACGCCTACGTGCGCGGACTCACCGAGTTCGAATCCGAGCCGCTGGTCCGCACGCTGAAAGTGGTGCAGGCCGCGCGCATCGCCGATCGCACCGGGCAGGGCGTCGAAGAAACCCTCTGGCGCGCCTGGCGGGCCTCCGGCCTCGAACGCACCTGGCTGGGCCGGTCGCTGCGCGGCGAGCGGTCGGGCGCGCAGGCCGATCGGGACCTCGACGCGATGCTGGCGCTGTTCGAGGCGGCGGCGTCGTACACCGACAACCTCCCCGCGGGAGGTCTCGACGGATTCCTGCACTACCTGCGGCAGCTGCAGATCCCGCGTGAGTCGCGGACCCCGACGGCCGCCGCCGACGCCGTGCAACTGCTGTCGGCGCACTCGGCGGCCGGCCGGGAATGGGAGGTGGTCGCGGTCGCCGGGGTGCTCGACGGCCTGTGGCCCTCGCTGCGCAGCCGCGGCAGCGTGCTCGGTACCCCCGCGCTGATCGACCTGCTCGACGGCGTGGACGCCGGCGCCCTCGACACGGTGTCGCGCAATGCGGTACTGCTCGCCGACGAACGGCGGCTGCTGCTGGTGGCGTGCAGTCGTGCCCGGCGCACCCTGCTGGTCACCGCCGTCGAGGACGGCACGGGCGACGAGTCGCCGTCGCGGTTCATCCCGGAGATCGCCGACGCCCTCGGCGGGTACGGGGCCGACCACGAGCTGACCGGCGAGGCCGCCGACGAGGTGCCGCTCGACGCCGGGCAGCGCCGCCTGCTGTCGCTGCCGTCGATGGTCGCCGAACTACGGTCGGCGCTGGTCGACCCGGCGATACCGGAGGAGCGACGTGCGGCCGCCGCCGATCTCCTCGCCGAACTCGCCGCGGACGACGTGCCCGGTGCCGCGCCGCACGAGTGGTACGGCCTGCTGGATCCGAGCAGCGACGACCCGCTCTGGACCCCTGAACTGGGACCGCGCACACTCTCGCCGTCGAACGTCGATGCGCTCAGTCGCTGTTCGCTGCGCTGGATGCTGGAACGGCACGGCGGCCGCGACGGCGACGCCGAGCCCGCCGTCACCGGAACCCTGGTGCACACGCTGGTGCAGGCCGTCGCCGGCGAACTCGACCACGCCGAGGTCACCCGGGCCCTGCACGAGATCTGGGACCGCGTGTCGTCGCCGGCCGCGTGGTTCAGCGACCGGGAACTGGCCCGCGCCGAGTCGATGCTGGTCAACTTCCGGAACTGGCTCGACTACTCGCGCAGCGAGCTGCGGGAGGCCGCCGTCGAGGTGGGCATCGAGGCGGCGGTGCCACCCGCAGCGGAGAGCCCCGACGACGACCTGCCGGTGCGACTCGTCGGTCGGATCGACCGCCTGGAGACCGATGATCTCGGCCGCCCGGTGGTGATCGACGTCAAGACCGGCAAGACGGTGATCACCGCCAACGACGCCGCCGCGCACCCGCAGCTCGCGGCCTACCAGCTGGCACTGCTGCTGGGCGGCGTCGAGGGCTTCGCGCCCGGGGCCACCGGCGGCGGGCGCCTGGTCTACGTGGCGACGGCCAACCGCACGACCGGCGCCGCCGAGCGGGTGCAGGAACCGCTGACCCCGGAACAGGTGGACGAGTGGATCGGCGTGGTCCGGCGGGCCGCGCGCGCCAGCATCGGGCCCGGCTTCGTGGCCGCCGTCAACCCCGGCTGCCAGCACTGCGCGCTCACCACGAGCTGTCCGGCCCAACTGCGGGGGAAGGCGGTCACCGATGACTGA
- a CDS encoding TIGR02569 family protein, whose product MIAEPPEQVLTTFGLTAHPPIAMEGSGVVGWRVGEVVLTLVPDHARAAWSAAARENLYVEGMRIARPLRASDGRYVVSGWRADTYVAGSPEPRHDEVLAVADRLHGALAKLERPRFLLQPPAPPFGDVDVFNAADRGAWEDVPLRSARAAGMAEPDTEDALQSLAALKTLAGLRRPVTATPQVVHGDLFGTVLFAGAAAPAITDIVPYWRPASWASAVVVVDALAWGGADEDLIDRWSDLEDWPQMLLRATMFRLGVHALHPRSTSGALPGLLRVVDRVRLLV is encoded by the coding sequence ATGATTGCCGAGCCGCCGGAGCAGGTGCTGACCACCTTCGGGCTGACCGCGCATCCCCCCATCGCGATGGAGGGCAGCGGGGTGGTCGGCTGGCGCGTCGGGGAAGTCGTGCTGACGCTGGTGCCCGATCATGCGCGTGCGGCGTGGTCCGCCGCGGCCCGGGAGAACCTGTACGTCGAGGGCATGCGGATCGCGCGCCCGCTGCGCGCGAGCGACGGCCGCTACGTGGTCTCCGGCTGGCGCGCGGACACCTACGTCGCGGGCAGTCCGGAGCCCCGGCACGATGAGGTCCTGGCCGTCGCCGACCGCCTGCACGGTGCGCTCGCCAAGCTCGAACGGCCGCGCTTCCTGCTGCAACCGCCGGCCCCGCCGTTCGGCGACGTCGACGTCTTCAACGCGGCCGACCGCGGCGCCTGGGAAGACGTGCCGCTGCGGTCGGCGCGCGCCGCGGGCATGGCCGAGCCGGACACCGAGGACGCGCTGCAATCACTGGCCGCGCTGAAGACCCTCGCCGGCCTGCGCCGGCCGGTCACCGCGACCCCGCAGGTGGTGCACGGCGACCTGTTCGGCACGGTGCTGTTCGCCGGTGCCGCGGCCCCGGCGATCACCGACATCGTGCCGTACTGGCGGCCCGCGTCATGGGCGTCGGCGGTGGTCGTCGTCGACGCCCTCGCCTGGGGTGGCGCCGACGAGGATCTGATCGACCGCTGGTCGGACCTGGAGGACTGGCCGCAGATGCTCCTGCGCGCCACCATGTTCCGGCTGGGCGTGCACGCGCTGCATCCGCGGTCCACGTCGGGCGCGCTCCCCGGGCTGCTGCGTGTCGTTGATCGGGTCCGCCTGCTGGTGTAG
- a CDS encoding DEAD/DEAH box helicase: MTTPTVDANDDVQTTIVAEDHRSPTFAELGIDDAIVAALAADGKTHTFAIQELTLPLALAGSDLIGQARTGMGKTYGFGVPLLHRLVHAADYNLRPLDGTPRALVIVPTRELCIQVHEDLTTAAKGVGVTTADGTDRPIKLTAIYGGRPYDSQIAELQSGVDVVVGTPGRLLDLAQQGHLVLGKVQILVLDEADEMLDLGFLPDIERIMGALPTPRQTMLFSATMPGPIVTLARTFLTQPTHIRAEQANDSAVHERTTQYVYRAHALDKAELVARILQADGRGATMIFTRTKRTAQKVADDLAERGFKVGAVHGDLGQVAREKALGRFRDGSVDVLVATDVAARGIDIDDVTHVINYQCPDDDKTYVHRIGRTGRAGRTGIAVTFVDWDELHRWELIDKALGLGQPEPAETYSTSEHLGTDLGVPADATGRVGRPAGASSEERQAARREREARSDRPKRERRRTRGGQRGGDASAAPDETTGTPETDTAATEQATGGQGEGASRPRRRRRRRSGAKTASTSATAATTADAGAAASGPAE; the protein is encoded by the coding sequence ATGACCACCCCCACTGTCGACGCGAACGACGACGTCCAGACCACGATCGTCGCCGAAGACCACCGGTCCCCCACCTTCGCCGAGCTCGGCATCGACGACGCGATCGTCGCCGCGCTGGCGGCCGACGGCAAGACCCACACCTTCGCCATCCAGGAACTGACGCTGCCGCTCGCGCTGGCCGGCTCCGACCTGATCGGCCAGGCCCGCACCGGTATGGGCAAGACCTACGGCTTCGGCGTGCCGCTGCTGCACCGTCTGGTGCACGCCGCCGACTACAACCTCCGGCCGCTCGACGGCACGCCGCGCGCGCTGGTGATCGTGCCGACCCGCGAACTGTGCATCCAGGTCCACGAGGATCTGACCACCGCCGCCAAGGGCGTCGGCGTCACCACCGCCGACGGCACCGACCGGCCCATCAAGCTGACCGCCATCTACGGCGGCCGGCCGTACGACTCGCAGATCGCCGAGCTGCAGTCCGGCGTCGACGTCGTGGTCGGCACCCCGGGGCGTCTCCTCGATCTGGCTCAGCAGGGCCACCTGGTGCTCGGCAAGGTGCAGATCCTGGTGCTCGACGAGGCCGACGAGATGCTCGACCTGGGCTTCCTCCCGGACATCGAGCGCATCATGGGCGCGCTGCCGACCCCGCGCCAGACCATGCTGTTCTCGGCCACCATGCCCGGGCCGATCGTCACCCTGGCCCGCACCTTCCTCACCCAGCCGACGCACATCCGCGCCGAGCAGGCCAACGACTCGGCCGTGCACGAGCGGACCACGCAGTACGTCTACCGCGCGCACGCGCTGGACAAGGCCGAGCTGGTGGCCCGCATCCTGCAGGCCGACGGCCGCGGCGCGACGATGATCTTCACCCGCACCAAGCGCACCGCGCAGAAGGTGGCCGACGACCTCGCCGAGCGGGGCTTCAAGGTCGGCGCCGTGCACGGTGACCTCGGTCAGGTGGCCCGTGAGAAGGCACTCGGCCGGTTCCGCGACGGTTCGGTCGACGTGCTGGTGGCGACCGACGTCGCCGCCCGCGGCATCGACATCGACGACGTCACCCACGTCATCAACTACCAGTGCCCGGACGACGACAAGACCTACGTGCACCGCATCGGCCGCACCGGCCGCGCCGGCCGCACCGGCATCGCCGTCACCTTCGTCGACTGGGACGAGCTGCACCGCTGGGAACTGATCGACAAGGCCCTCGGCCTCGGCCAGCCGGAGCCGGCGGAGACCTACTCCACCTCCGAGCACCTGGGCACCGATCTCGGTGTGCCCGCCGACGCGACCGGCCGGGTCGGCCGTCCGGCCGGCGCGAGCTCGGAGGAGCGTCAGGCCGCGCGCCGCGAGCGCGAGGCCCGGTCCGATCGGCCGAAGCGGGAACGCCGACGCACCCGCGGCGGCCAGCGCGGCGGCGACGCCTCCGCCGCCCCGGACGAGACCACCGGCACCCCGGAGACCGATACCGCCGCGACCGAGCAGGCCACCGGCGGCCAGGGCGAGGGCGCCTCGCGGCCTCGGCGCCGCCGTCGTCGTCGTTCCGGCGCGAAGACCGCGTCCACCTCCGCGACCGCGGCCACCACCGCCGACGCCGGGGCCGCCGCGTCCGGCCCGGCCGAGTAG
- a CDS encoding alpha/beta fold hydrolase gives MTAELHTHLFGPDDAPTVLALHGLTGHGKRWGLLADDLPGVRVVAPDLLGHGRSPWSPPWRIEDHAEAVAAAVEQHIPVGRRPVVAVAHSFGSTVALRLAATRPDLVRALVLLDPAQGLDPSFALEMAQASVDHWGYPDAETAGAAKRAEGWREVPDHVLTDELAEHLVPDGDGVVWRVCLPAAATAWSEMARPAQLPPEGVSTRIVVADRVQPPFVTADFLARCAAERPETTVHHVDTEHMVPFLAPEAVAGLIREVL, from the coding sequence ATGACCGCCGAGCTGCACACTCATCTCTTCGGCCCGGACGACGCCCCGACGGTGCTCGCCCTCCACGGACTCACCGGGCACGGCAAGCGGTGGGGCCTCCTCGCCGACGACCTGCCGGGCGTGCGCGTCGTGGCGCCGGATCTGCTGGGTCACGGGCGTTCACCATGGTCGCCGCCGTGGCGGATCGAGGACCACGCCGAGGCGGTCGCCGCCGCCGTGGAACAGCACATCCCGGTCGGCCGGCGACCGGTGGTGGCCGTCGCCCACTCCTTCGGCAGCACGGTCGCTTTACGACTGGCGGCCACCCGTCCCGATCTGGTGCGCGCCCTCGTGCTCCTCGATCCGGCGCAGGGCCTCGATCCGTCGTTCGCGCTGGAGATGGCGCAGGCCTCCGTGGACCATTGGGGTTACCCGGACGCGGAGACCGCCGGGGCCGCCAAGCGCGCCGAGGGCTGGCGCGAGGTCCCCGATCACGTCCTGACCGACGAACTCGCCGAGCACCTGGTTCCCGACGGCGACGGCGTCGTCTGGCGGGTGTGCCTGCCCGCCGCGGCCACCGCGTGGAGCGAGATGGCCCGGCCCGCCCAGCTGCCGCCGGAGGGGGTGTCGACCCGGATCGTCGTCGCCGACCGCGTGCAACCCCCGTTCGTCACCGCGGACTTCCTGGCGCGCTGCGCCGCCGAACGGCCCGAGACGACCGTCCACCACGTCGACACCGAGCACATGGTGCCGTTCCTCGCCCCGGAAGCGGTCGCCGGGCTGATCCGGGAAGTCCTGTAG
- a CDS encoding DUF3152 domain-containing protein, with amino-acid sequence MTGTPPPGPSRPRRPRPDQPLRARWDPIADQSGTAQQSGGAIGRFFRTWGWRAWAIGVLAVLTVALLVVTIVDDGGRAANAADSVDPHSRNLDITKETTPVGAPSTIPESALPVGTLPDGGSYTTKGEQTFHVVPGTTDKIGTGDEVYTYTVEVEDGLKSSDYGGDKAFAKLVDATLANPKSWIGGGKVAFRRIDKGEPELRISLTSTDTSRELCGYQIKLETSCFYPPEVRVVLNEARWIRGATAFDGDDIAYRQYMINHETGHGIGYEHHLPCEKDGALAPVMMQQTFGTSNSDILALDPGMKANRTFTCRPNPWPYPDK; translated from the coding sequence GTGACCGGTACACCACCGCCGGGGCCGAGCCGCCCCCGGCGCCCGCGGCCCGACCAGCCGCTGCGCGCCCGATGGGACCCGATCGCCGACCAGTCCGGCACCGCACAGCAGTCGGGTGGCGCGATCGGGCGATTCTTCCGCACCTGGGGCTGGCGCGCCTGGGCGATCGGCGTGCTGGCGGTGCTCACCGTCGCGCTGCTGGTCGTGACCATCGTCGACGACGGTGGGCGCGCCGCGAACGCGGCGGACTCGGTGGATCCGCATTCCCGCAACCTGGACATCACCAAGGAGACGACGCCGGTCGGTGCGCCGTCGACCATCCCGGAGAGCGCCCTGCCGGTCGGGACGCTGCCGGACGGCGGCAGCTACACCACCAAGGGCGAGCAGACCTTCCACGTCGTGCCCGGCACCACCGACAAGATCGGCACCGGCGACGAGGTGTACACGTACACCGTCGAGGTGGAGGACGGCCTCAAGTCGTCGGACTACGGCGGCGACAAGGCCTTCGCCAAACTGGTCGACGCCACCCTCGCGAACCCGAAGAGCTGGATCGGCGGGGGCAAGGTGGCGTTCCGCCGGATCGACAAGGGTGAGCCCGAACTCCGGATCTCGCTGACCTCCACCGACACCTCGCGTGAGCTGTGCGGCTACCAGATCAAGCTGGAGACGTCGTGCTTCTACCCGCCGGAGGTGCGGGTGGTGCTCAACGAGGCTCGCTGGATCCGCGGCGCCACCGCGTTCGACGGCGACGACATCGCCTACCGGCAGTACATGATCAATCACGAGACCGGCCACGGCATCGGCTACGAGCACCACCTCCCGTGCGAGAAGGACGGTGCGCTGGCGCCGGTCATGATGCAGCAGACCTTCGGGACGTCGAATAGCGACATCCTCGCCCTCGATCCGGGGATGAAGGCCAATCGCACCTTCACCTGCCGGCCGAACCCCTGGCCCTACCCGGACAAGTGA
- the moeB gene encoding molybdopterin-synthase adenylyltransferase MoeB has translation MTAPQGPLPPLVEPGPELTAEEIARYSRHLIIPEVGTVGQRRLANARVLVMGAGGLGSPTLLYLAAAGIGTLGIVDFDVVDRSNLQRQVIHSTADVGRRKTASAAESIAALNPLVRTRVHDLALTADNAVELFSGYDLILDGTDNFATRYLVNDAAALAGKPYVWGSIFRFTGQVSVFYDDAPGGRGRNYRDLYPDPPPPGLVPSCAEGGVLGILCATIGSLMGTEAIKLICGIGEPLLGRLLVYDALAMTQRTVRFGRDPERAPITALADDYEAFCGVARPAVEPADEVTAEQLRAALDSPSPPVLIDVREPVEWEIVRLPGARLVPKGAVTSGSGLGEIPHDADVVLYCKTGVRSAEALLALRAAGLQRVRHLRGGIVAWAEQVDPAMPIY, from the coding sequence GTGACCGCGCCGCAGGGACCGCTGCCACCGCTGGTGGAACCGGGTCCGGAGCTGACCGCCGAGGAGATCGCCCGGTACAGCAGGCACCTGATCATCCCCGAGGTCGGCACGGTCGGGCAGCGCCGTCTGGCGAACGCCCGGGTACTGGTGATGGGCGCGGGCGGGCTGGGCTCGCCGACCCTGCTGTACCTCGCCGCCGCGGGGATCGGCACGCTCGGGATCGTCGACTTCGACGTCGTCGACCGGTCGAATCTGCAGCGCCAGGTGATCCATTCCACCGCCGATGTGGGCCGCCGGAAGACCGCCTCCGCGGCCGAGTCGATCGCCGCCCTCAATCCACTGGTGCGCACCCGGGTGCACGACCTCGCGCTGACCGCCGACAACGCCGTCGAACTGTTCTCCGGCTACGACCTGATCCTCGACGGCACCGACAACTTCGCCACCCGGTACCTGGTCAACGACGCCGCCGCGCTGGCCGGCAAACCGTACGTGTGGGGCTCGATCTTCCGGTTCACCGGGCAGGTCTCGGTGTTCTACGACGACGCCCCCGGCGGTCGTGGACGCAACTACCGGGACCTGTATCCGGACCCGCCGCCGCCCGGGCTGGTGCCGTCGTGCGCGGAGGGCGGCGTCCTGGGCATCCTCTGCGCGACCATCGGCTCGCTGATGGGCACCGAGGCGATCAAGCTGATCTGCGGCATCGGGGAACCGCTGCTGGGCCGGCTGCTGGTGTACGACGCGCTCGCGATGACCCAGCGCACGGTGCGCTTCGGGCGCGACCCCGAACGGGCGCCGATCACCGCGCTGGCCGACGACTACGAGGCCTTCTGCGGCGTCGCCCGGCCGGCGGTGGAGCCCGCGGACGAGGTGACCGCCGAACAGCTGCGGGCGGCGCTGGATTCGCCGTCGCCGCCGGTGCTGATCGACGTGCGCGAGCCGGTGGAGTGGGAGATCGTACGGCTGCCCGGGGCCCGGCTGGTGCCGAAGGGCGCGGTGACCTCGGGTTCCGGGCTCGGTGAGATCCCGCACGACGCCGATGTGGTGCTGTACTGCAAGACCGGGGTCCGCTCGGCCGAGGCGCTGCTGGCCCTGCGGGCGGCCGGCCTGCAACGGGTGCGGCACCTGCGCGGCGGCATCGTCGCCTGGGCCGAGCAGGTCGATCCGGCCATGCCGATCTACTGA
- a CDS encoding TetR/AcrR family transcriptional regulator, which produces MPSADSSAVHGADPTAHGRTNTRLPRSARRRQLLDAASEIFVERGYHSAGMDEIASAAGVSKPVLYQHFPSKLDLYIAVVDSHAEKLVSDVNRALLTTTDNYQRVRAAVKAFFDFIDEDNSGYRLIFSSDAKDPAVIRRVEGATEACVDAVYGLVMTDSGLDPHRSRMLAAGLVGASQVNARYWLEANRPIPKEDAVEITVALLWQGLSGVPRIG; this is translated from the coding sequence ATGCCATCCGCTGATTCCTCCGCCGTGCACGGGGCAGATCCCACTGCGCACGGCCGGACCAACACCCGTCTGCCGCGGAGCGCGCGGCGCCGCCAACTGCTCGACGCCGCCAGCGAGATCTTCGTGGAGCGCGGCTACCACTCCGCAGGCATGGACGAGATCGCCTCTGCCGCGGGTGTGAGCAAACCGGTCCTCTACCAGCACTTCCCGTCGAAGCTCGACCTCTACATCGCGGTGGTCGATTCGCATGCCGAGAAGCTGGTGTCCGACGTCAACCGTGCGCTGCTCACCACCACCGACAACTATCAGCGGGTCCGCGCCGCGGTGAAGGCCTTCTTCGATTTCATCGACGAGGACAACTCGGGTTACCGCCTCATCTTCTCCTCCGACGCCAAGGACCCCGCCGTGATCCGCCGGGTCGAGGGCGCCACCGAGGCGTGCGTCGACGCCGTCTACGGCCTGGTGATGACCGACTCCGGACTGGATCCGCATCGCTCCCGGATGCTGGCCGCCGGTCTGGTCGGCGCCAGCCAGGTCAACGCCCGCTACTGGCTCGAAGCCAACCGTCCGATCCCGAAGGAAGACGCGGTCGAGATCACCGTCGCACTGCTCTGGCAGGGCCTGTCCGGCGTGCCGCGCATCGGCTGA
- a CDS encoding DUF3107 domain-containing protein, translating into MSVEVKIGIENTARELSLTSKESSDSVHKAVSDALADGGVLELTDDKGSRVLVPVGKIAYVEVGTAENRRVGFGPA; encoded by the coding sequence ATGAGCGTTGAGGTCAAGATCGGCATCGAGAACACCGCCCGCGAACTGTCGCTGACGTCCAAGGAGAGCTCCGACAGCGTGCACAAGGCCGTGTCGGACGCGCTAGCCGACGGCGGCGTGCTGGAGCTGACCGACGACAAGGGTTCGCGCGTGCTGGTGCCCGTGGGCAAGATCGCGTACGTGGAGGTCGGCACCGCGGAGAACCGCCGCGTCGGCTTCGGCCCGGCCTGA